From the Roseateles sp. XES5 genome, one window contains:
- a CDS encoding FAD-binding oxidoreductase, whose amino-acid sequence MQTFDIAIIGGGIAGISLAYFLSAHRSVVVLEREGALGYHSTGRSAAEFTLRDNAPQVNALARASHAFLSAPPEGFADVPLLIARGSILFGAEGKEALVRERFEAAKALGVGVEWLDEAALLARAPILDPAYAAAAYFDPDYWDIEVDALLQAYARHARRNGAAILENRELTSARRVADRWLIETNEETIAAGVLVNAAGGWADTVAEFAGVRPMNIVPHRRTAITVDLPEGVDAARLPEINEIEEIFYFKPEGGRLLASPADATPCAPADVQPEELDIAYAAHYIEEATTLAVRRVFKSWAGMRSFSADRLPVVGPAPDEPSFFWLAGQGGYGILTSPALGSLAAALLTGAAVPDTLAREGIGAETFSPARFA is encoded by the coding sequence ATGCAGACGTTCGACATCGCAATCATCGGCGGCGGCATTGCCGGCATTTCGCTGGCCTATTTCCTCAGCGCCCATCGTTCCGTCGTGGTGCTGGAGCGCGAAGGCGCGCTCGGCTATCACAGCACCGGCCGCTCGGCGGCGGAATTCACCCTGCGCGACAACGCCCCCCAAGTGAATGCACTCGCCCGCGCCAGCCATGCCTTTCTCAGCGCCCCGCCCGAAGGCTTCGCCGACGTGCCGCTGCTCATCGCCCGCGGCAGCATCCTCTTCGGCGCGGAAGGCAAGGAGGCGCTGGTGCGCGAACGCTTCGAGGCGGCCAAGGCGCTCGGCGTCGGCGTGGAGTGGCTCGACGAAGCCGCCCTCCTCGCCCGCGCGCCGATCCTCGACCCCGCCTATGCGGCGGCCGCCTATTTCGACCCCGACTACTGGGACATCGAGGTCGACGCCCTGCTGCAAGCCTATGCCCGCCATGCCCGGCGAAACGGCGCGGCGATTCTCGAAAACCGCGAACTCACCAGCGCCCGCCGCGTCGCGGACAGATGGCTGATCGAGACCAACGAGGAGACGATTGCCGCAGGTGTGCTCGTGAACGCGGCCGGCGGCTGGGCCGACACGGTGGCGGAATTTGCCGGCGTCCGGCCGATGAATATCGTGCCGCACCGGCGCACCGCCATCACCGTCGACCTGCCCGAGGGCGTCGATGCCGCCCGACTGCCCGAGATCAACGAGATCGAGGAAATCTTCTACTTCAAGCCGGAGGGCGGCCGCCTGCTCGCCTCGCCCGCCGATGCGACGCCCTGCGCGCCGGCCGACGTGCAGCCGGAGGAACTCGATATCGCCTATGCCGCCCACTATATCGAGGAAGCGACGACGCTCGCCGTGCGCCGCGTCTTCAAGAGCTGGGCCGGCATGCGCAGCTTCTCGGCCGACCGCCTGCCGGTCGTCGGCCCCGCCCCGGACGAGCCGAGCTTCTTCTGGCTCGCCGGCCAGGGCGGCTACGGCATCCTCACCTCGCCCGCCCTCGGCAGCCTCGCCGCCGCCCTGCTGACCGGCGCGGCCGTGCCGGACACGCTGGCGCGCGAGGGCATCGGCGCGGAAACCTTCAGCCCCGCGCGCTTCGCCTGA